A genomic region of bacterium contains the following coding sequences:
- the rpoB gene encoding DNA-directed RNA polymerase subunit beta, with product MPQKAGERVNVYPGSPSISSQLPDLIEIQKRSFEWFLREGLKEELLSFSPIGDYSNRLELHFLTDYTLGEPKYTVQECRARDATFSKPLRIPVRLITKETGEVKEQEIFIGELPVMTDYGTFIINGAERVIVSQIVRSPGVYFKRETDPSGKKTYSATVIPNRGAWLKFETDVNDLIYVRIDKTRKLLASVLLRALGYQNAEMLDMFRHREYLQKTLDADKTTSVEDALIEVYKKLRPGDMPSVEGGRQVLFSRFFDPKRYDLGRVGRYKINKKLGLSVAESDRVLVKEDIVGAIDYLINLNYDIGAVDDIDHLGNRRIRSVGELLQNQFRVGLTRLERIIRERMTIQEADTLTPQNLVNAKPLVAAIKEFFGSSQLSQFMDQTNPLAELTHKRRLSALGPGGLSRERAGFAVRDIHPSHNGRICPIETPEGPNAGLIGSLSTYARVNDYGFIETPLRRVINGKVSDEIIYLTADEEDEYRVASGDTPLNADNTFVAKQVPVRFKADFAFADPTEVDLMGVSPIQIISVATAMIPFLEHDDANRALMGSNMQRQAVPLVKAERPRVGTGIEARVAQDSGMVVLCQKPGVVTRVTATEVVVKEDENGKERTYKFLKFLRSNQDTCINQRPIVSKGDRVEKGSPLADGAATQQGEMALGRNVLVAFMPWEGYNFEDAILLSRRLVQDDVFTSIHIEKYEIEARATKLGNEEITREVPNVGEDALKDLDDRGIIRIGAEVEPDDILVGKVTPKGESEHPPEEKLLRAIFGEKARDVRDTSLRVPHGEKGWIVDVKVFSREKNDELPPGVNMVVRIYIAQKRKIQVGDKIAGRHGNKGIVARILPQEDMPFLPDGTPVDIVLNPLGVPSRMNVGQTYETILGRAAALLDDIYGVPPFDEQFGETASDDLIRNKMRMAAEKTGFTWLQETGKAKLFDGRTGEAFDRPVTVGNIYMMKLVHLVDDKIHARSTGPYSLVTQQPLGGKAQFGGQRFGEMEVWALEAYGAAYTLQEMLTIKSDDVPGRAKAYEAIVKGKNLSKPGIPESFKVLIRELQSLGLDMHVAKADGTEIELFEEEEIPSRGLRTQLLKPVLPELGTEALS from the coding sequence ATGCCTCAGAAAGCCGGTGAACGGGTAAACGTTTACCCCGGTTCCCCTTCAATCTCTTCGCAGCTTCCGGACCTGATCGAGATCCAGAAGCGCTCGTTCGAGTGGTTCTTGCGCGAGGGGTTGAAGGAGGAGCTGCTCTCCTTCTCGCCTATCGGTGACTACAGCAACCGCCTCGAGCTCCACTTCCTGACGGATTATACCCTCGGGGAGCCGAAGTATACCGTGCAAGAGTGCCGGGCTCGCGACGCAACGTTCTCGAAGCCCCTGCGCATCCCGGTCCGCCTGATCACCAAGGAGACCGGCGAGGTCAAGGAGCAGGAGATCTTCATCGGCGAGCTGCCGGTGATGACCGATTACGGCACCTTCATTATTAATGGGGCCGAGCGCGTCATCGTCTCCCAGATCGTTCGTTCGCCCGGCGTCTACTTCAAGCGCGAGACCGACCCGAGCGGCAAGAAGACCTACTCGGCCACCGTCATTCCGAACCGCGGCGCCTGGCTCAAGTTCGAGACCGACGTCAACGACCTGATCTACGTCCGCATCGACAAGACCCGCAAGCTCCTCGCTTCGGTCCTGCTGCGCGCCCTCGGCTACCAGAACGCCGAGATGCTCGACATGTTCCGTCACCGCGAGTACCTCCAGAAGACGCTCGACGCCGACAAGACCACCTCGGTCGAGGACGCGCTGATCGAGGTCTACAAGAAGCTGCGCCCGGGCGACATGCCCTCGGTCGAAGGCGGCCGTCAGGTCCTCTTCTCGCGCTTCTTCGACCCCAAGCGTTACGACCTGGGTCGCGTGGGTCGCTACAAGATCAACAAGAAGCTCGGTCTGTCCGTCGCTGAGAGCGATCGGGTCCTGGTCAAGGAAGATATCGTCGGCGCCATCGACTACCTGATCAACCTCAACTACGACATCGGTGCGGTGGATGACATCGACCACCTGGGCAACCGTCGCATCCGTTCGGTCGGCGAGCTGCTCCAGAACCAGTTCCGCGTCGGTCTGACCCGCCTCGAGCGGATCATCCGCGAGCGCATGACCATCCAGGAGGCCGACACCCTCACCCCGCAGAACCTCGTGAACGCCAAGCCCCTGGTGGCCGCGATCAAGGAGTTCTTCGGCTCGTCGCAGCTCTCCCAGTTCATGGACCAGACCAACCCCCTGGCCGAGCTCACCCACAAGCGCCGCCTCTCGGCCCTCGGCCCCGGCGGTCTGTCGCGTGAGCGCGCCGGCTTCGCCGTTCGCGACATCCACCCCTCGCACAACGGCCGCATCTGCCCCATCGAGACCCCGGAAGGTCCGAACGCGGGTCTGATCGGCTCGCTCTCGACCTACGCCCGCGTCAACGACTACGGCTTCATCGAGACCCCGCTGCGCCGCGTCATCAACGGCAAGGTCTCCGACGAGATCATCTACCTGACGGCGGATGAGGAGGACGAGTACCGCGTCGCGTCCGGCGACACGCCGCTCAACGCCGACAACACCTTCGTGGCCAAGCAGGTGCCGGTCCGCTTCAAGGCCGACTTCGCCTTCGCCGACCCCACCGAGGTCGACCTGATGGGCGTCAGCCCGATCCAGATCATCTCGGTCGCCACGGCGATGATCCCCTTCCTTGAGCACGACGACGCCAACCGCGCCCTGATGGGCTCGAACATGCAGCGTCAGGCCGTGCCCCTCGTGAAGGCCGAGCGTCCCCGCGTCGGTACCGGCATCGAGGCCCGCGTCGCGCAGGACTCCGGCATGGTCGTGCTGTGCCAGAAGCCCGGCGTCGTCACCCGCGTCACCGCCACCGAGGTGGTGGTCAAGGAAGACGAGAACGGCAAGGAGCGCACCTACAAGTTCCTGAAGTTCCTGCGCTCCAACCAGGACACCTGCATCAACCAGCGTCCCATCGTTTCGAAGGGCGACCGCGTCGAGAAGGGCAGCCCCCTTGCCGACGGCGCCGCGACCCAGCAGGGCGAGATGGCCCTGGGCCGCAACGTGCTGGTCGCGTTCATGCCCTGGGAAGGCTACAACTTCGAGGACGCGATCCTCTTGAGCCGCCGCCTGGTCCAGGACGACGTCTTCACCTCGATCCACATCGAGAAGTACGAGATCGAAGCCCGCGCCACCAAGCTCGGTAACGAAGAGATCACCCGCGAAGTCCCCAACGTCGGCGAGGACGCCCTCAAGGACCTGGACGACCGCGGCATCATCCGCATCGGCGCCGAGGTCGAGCCCGACGACATCCTCGTCGGGAAGGTCACGCCCAAGGGTGAATCGGAGCATCCCCCCGAAGAGAAGCTCCTGCGCGCCATCTTCGGTGAGAAGGCCCGCGACGTCCGTGACACCTCGCTGCGCGTCCCGCACGGCGAGAAGGGCTGGATCGTCGACGTCAAGGTCTTCAGCCGCGAGAAGAACGATGAGCTGCCCCCCGGCGTCAACATGGTCGTGCGCATCTACATCGCTCAGAAGCGCAAGATCCAGGTGGGCGACAAGATCGCCGGCCGGCACGGTAACAAGGGTATCGTCGCCCGCATCCTGCCCCAGGAGGACATGCCCTTCCTGCCGGACGGCACCCCCGTCGACATCGTGCTCAACCCGCTGGGCGTGCCTTCGCGCATGAACGTCGGTCAGACCTACGAGACGATCCTCGGCCGCGCCGCTGCGCTGCTCGACGACATCTACGGCGTGCCCCCCTTCGACGAGCAGTTCGGCGAGACCGCCTCGGACGACCTGATCCGCAACAAGATGCGGATGGCCGCCGAGAAGACCGGCTTCACCTGGCTCCAGGAGACCGGTAAGGCCAAGCTGTTCGACGGCCGCACGGGCGAGGCGTTCGATCGCCCCGTCACGGTCGGCAACATCTACATGATGAAGCTGGTCCACCTGGTCGACGACAAGATCCACGCACGTTCGACCGGTCCGTACTCGCTGGTCACGCAGCAGCCCCTGGGCGGTAAGGCCCAGTTCGGCGGCCAGCGCTTCGGCGAGATGGAGGTGTGGGCGCTCGAGGCCTACGGCGCGGCGTACACCCTCCAGGAAATGCTCACCATCAAGTCCGACGACGTTCCGGGTCGCGCCAAGGCGTACGAAGCGATCGTCAAGGGCAAGAACCTCTCGAAGCCGGGCATCCCGGAGTCGTTCAAGGTTCTCATCCGCGAACTGCAGAGCCTCGGCCTCGACATGCACGTGGCCAAGGCGGACGGTACGGAAATCGAACTCTTCGAAGAAGAGGAGATCCCGTCCCGCGGTCTGCGCACCCAACTCCTCAAGCCGGTCCTGCCCGAGCTGGGTACCGAGGCGCTGAGCTAA